ATGAATTAGAAAAGCATAATATTCACCTGCAGAAAAAGTATCAGACCATTCGCGATAAAGAACGCCGTTATGAAGAACTATATACTGACGACGCCGAACTTATTTTGGTTGCTTATGGCATTACTTCGCGTATAGCTCGGTCAGCTATGGAGAAAGCCCGGGCTGCAGGTATGAAAGTCGGCATGCTACGTCCTATTACTTTATGGCCGTTCCCCGATCTTCCTTTTAACCTCCTTGCCCAAAAAGCTCATGCGTTTTTGACGATTGAGCTAAGTGCCGGCCAGATGGTTGAAGATGTCAGATTAGCCGTAAACGGTGCCAAGCCCGTCTACTTCTACGGGCGAATGGGTGGCATGATGCCGAGCCCGAAAGCGGTCTACGAACAAATCGTCAATATCATGAGTGGTAAGGGAGGCAAGTAAATATGGCCGAAAAAATATTTGCCAGGCCCCAAGCATTGCGCGATGTACCTTTTCATTACTGCCCGGGATGCCACCATGGCATTATTCACCGTCTGGTGGCCGAAATCATTGATGAACTAGGGGTTCATGACCGAGCAATAGGTGTAGCACCTGTAGGTTGTTCTGTTCTAGCCTATGAGTACTTTAATTGCGATATGCTGGAAGCTGCCCATGGGCGCGCTCCCGCTGTCGCTACCGGCGTAAAACGCGTGCATCCTCATGCCGTAGTTTTTACTTACCAAGGCGACGGCGATCTGGCGGCGATTGGGTGCGCCGAAATTGTTCATGCCGCTGCACGGGGCGAACAAATCACTACAATATTTGTCAATAATGCCATTTATGGTATGACTGGCGGGCAAATGGCGCCAACGACACTGGTCGAACAAGTTACAAACACGTCACCATATGGCCGCAAAGTAGAAACTGCCGGCATGCCTATCCGTGTGTCAGAGATGCTTGTTACTCTTGACGGAGCTAAATATATTGCCCGGGTGGCCGTTAACAATCCTGCTAATATGGCAAAAGCCAGAGCGGCTATCAAAAAAGCTTTTGAGATTCAGCTGAATGGCGAAGGTTTTGCGCTGGTTGAAGTGCTATCTACTTGTCCTACTAACTGGGGTATGACTCCGCTCGAGGCGGTAGATTGGCTAGAAAAAAATATGATGGCCTATTATCCGCTGGGGGTATTTAAAACACCGGAGGGGGTGGCAAAATGACACATGAAATAATTATGGCCGGCTTTGGTGGTCAAGGAGTAATGCTAATGGGGCAGCTTGTGACCTATGCCGGGATGATTGAAGGCAAGCAAGTATCATGGATACCCTCTTACGGTCCGGAAATGAGAGGGGGGACGGCAAATTGCTCTGTTATCGTTTCGGATGAAGCCATTGGCGCTCCCATCGTAACAGAACCAACCGCCGTAGTTGCTATGAATTTGCCGTCACTTGACAAGTTTGAGTCTGCGCTGCTGCCAGGGGGAGTGTTAATTATTAATAGTTCTCTTATCGAACGGAGCAGCAAGCGCGATGATATTACCGTATATCGTGTCCCGGCTAATGATATTGCTGCCGAGCTAGGAAATTCCAAGGTTGCCAACATGGTAGTCTTAGGAGCGCTGATTGCTGCGACGGGAGCTGTTGCTACGACATCGGTACTAAAGGCTTTCCAAAAAATGTTTGCCAAAAAACCGGAACTGTTGGCAATTAATGAACAAGCTATCCACCGTGGGGCCGAATGTATTAAAAAATAAAAAATCATATGACCATCCACAGCCAGTGGATGGTCATATGATTTTATAGCAGGATTTTCCTTCTGTTTGGTGAATGTTTATTACATGCTGTAATTCTGGGTGGTATGAGCGTGGGTAACTTTGATC
The genomic region above belongs to Thermosinus carboxydivorans Nor1 and contains:
- a CDS encoding thiamine pyrophosphate-dependent enzyme, with translation MAEKIFARPQALRDVPFHYCPGCHHGIIHRLVAEIIDELGVHDRAIGVAPVGCSVLAYEYFNCDMLEAAHGRAPAVATGVKRVHPHAVVFTYQGDGDLAAIGCAEIVHAAARGEQITTIFVNNAIYGMTGGQMAPTTLVEQVTNTSPYGRKVETAGMPIRVSEMLVTLDGAKYIARVAVNNPANMAKARAAIKKAFEIQLNGEGFALVEVLSTCPTNWGMTPLEAVDWLEKNMMAYYPLGVFKTPEGVAK
- a CDS encoding 2-oxoacid:acceptor oxidoreductase family protein; the protein is MTHEIIMAGFGGQGVMLMGQLVTYAGMIEGKQVSWIPSYGPEMRGGTANCSVIVSDEAIGAPIVTEPTAVVAMNLPSLDKFESALLPGGVLIINSSLIERSSKRDDITVYRVPANDIAAELGNSKVANMVVLGALIAATGAVATTSVLKAFQKMFAKKPELLAINEQAIHRGAECIKK